The following coding sequences lie in one Heyndrickxia oleronia genomic window:
- a CDS encoding aldehyde dehydrogenase family protein has translation MLTIESLSNQYINGQWREGQSDHVLINVNPYSGDILSEVKMATVTDVDLAYKAALKAKDDWDKVNPYKKRDILEKAVQYIEAHEEEITNIIIEELGGTRLKAAFEIGLVKNMIKEAATFPLRMEGKILPSTEDGKENRLYRIPVGVVGVISPFNFPFFLSMKSVAPALGAGNGVVLKPHEETPITGGTLIAKIFEEAGLPKGLLNVVVTDIKEIGDSFVEHPIPRIISFTGSTKVGSHIGQLAVKNFKKPLLELGGNSAFIILEDADIDYAVQAATFSRFTHQGQICMSANRIIVQATIYDEFIKKYKEKVSSLSVGDPKDPQTIIGPVVNERQANNLQAMIDNGIEEGAKVVLQGNISGNMVEPTILKDVTPNMTIAQEELFGPVVCVMPFETEDDAIAIANDTKFGLSGAVHTSNLEKGVELAKKIHSGMIHVNDITINDEPIVAFGGEKQSGLGRLNGQWSLDEFTTLKWISLNYGQRSFPY, from the coding sequence ATGTTAACAATCGAATCTCTAAGTAATCAATATATTAATGGACAATGGAGAGAGGGGCAAAGTGATCATGTCCTTATTAATGTAAATCCATACAGTGGTGACATACTTTCTGAAGTAAAGATGGCAACTGTAACTGATGTTGATCTAGCATATAAAGCGGCTTTAAAAGCTAAGGACGATTGGGATAAAGTGAATCCATATAAAAAAAGAGATATTCTTGAAAAAGCAGTTCAGTATATTGAGGCGCATGAAGAAGAAATTACAAATATTATTATTGAAGAATTAGGTGGGACTCGCTTAAAAGCTGCCTTCGAAATTGGATTAGTAAAAAATATGATTAAGGAAGCAGCAACTTTCCCTTTAAGAATGGAAGGCAAAATTCTACCTTCTACTGAGGATGGAAAGGAAAATCGATTATATCGTATTCCTGTTGGAGTTGTAGGAGTTATTAGCCCGTTTAACTTCCCATTTTTTTTATCAATGAAATCAGTTGCCCCAGCGTTAGGAGCTGGAAATGGTGTAGTTTTAAAACCTCATGAAGAAACTCCTATTACTGGTGGTACACTAATTGCAAAAATTTTCGAGGAAGCTGGACTACCAAAAGGATTATTAAATGTTGTTGTAACTGATATTAAAGAAATTGGTGATTCATTTGTTGAACACCCAATTCCAAGAATTATTTCATTTACTGGTTCGACAAAAGTAGGGAGTCATATTGGGCAATTAGCAGTTAAAAACTTTAAAAAGCCACTTCTAGAATTAGGAGGAAATAGTGCGTTTATTATTTTAGAGGATGCAGATATTGATTATGCGGTACAAGCTGCTACTTTTAGTCGTTTTACACATCAAGGTCAAATCTGTATGTCTGCAAATCGGATCATTGTTCAAGCAACTATTTATGACGAATTTATAAAAAAATATAAAGAGAAAGTATCTTCATTAAGTGTTGGTGATCCGAAAGATCCACAAACAATTATTGGACCTGTTGTGAATGAGAGACAAGCGAATAATTTACAAGCCATGATAGATAACGGAATTGAAGAAGGGGCTAAAGTAGTACTTCAAGGAAACATATCAGGTAATATGGTTGAACCAACTATATTAAAAGATGTAACTCCTAATATGACCATTGCTCAAGAGGAGCTTTTTGGCCCAGTTGTTTGTGTTATGCCATTTGAAACTGAAGATGATGCTATTGCCATTGCAAACGATACAAAATTCGGATTAAGTGGTGCTGTCCATACTAGTAATCTTGAAAAAGGAGTGGAATTGGCTAAAAAAATTCATTCAGGTATGATTCATGTAAATGATATTACAATTAATGATGAACCTATTGTTGCATTTGGCGGTGAGAAACAATCAGGTTTAGGAAGATTAAATGGTCAATGGAGTTTAGACGAATTTACGACTTTAAAATGGATTTCTCTTAATTACGGTCAAAGAAGCTTCCCATATTAA
- a CDS encoding glutathione peroxidase — translation MSIYQYDVINIKGVKQPLSEYKGKVLLIVNTASKCGFTPQFKELQDLYEKYRDKGFEVLGFPCNQFNHQDPGNEREIEEFCQLNYGVTFPMFSKIEVNGKNAHPLYQYLKQESAGFLGTKMIKWNFTKFIINQEGKVVSRHAPTVKPSILENEINTLLG, via the coding sequence ATGAGTATTTACCAATATGATGTTATAAATATTAAGGGAGTAAAACAACCATTAAGTGAGTATAAAGGAAAAGTTCTATTGATAGTAAATACTGCTAGTAAATGTGGCTTTACACCTCAATTTAAGGAACTACAGGATTTATATGAAAAATACCGTGATAAGGGATTTGAAGTTTTGGGATTCCCATGTAATCAATTTAATCACCAAGATCCCGGCAATGAAAGAGAGATAGAAGAGTTTTGTCAGCTGAATTATGGGGTTACTTTTCCGATGTTTAGTAAAATTGAAGTCAATGGTAAAAACGCACATCCGTTATATCAATACTTAAAACAAGAATCTGCTGGGTTCCTTGGAACAAAAATGATCAAATGGAATTTTACTAAATTTATTATCAATCAGGAAGGAAAGGTTGTTTCAAGACATGCCCCAACAGTGAAACCCTCTATATTAGAAAATGAAATTAATACACTATTGGGATAA
- a CDS encoding ABC transporter permease yields the protein MSDKRKWNFYLLISSIMVVFLLLIAIFGPALAPHRLTDSITIYQYGKKEMAFPPLHPFTYKEFPLGTDKWGYDILTLLLYGAKYTVFTAMGIAILRLLLGLCIGLWTGISKKKINTWQAVENSLSYVPSFLIIFFILWPISFYYNIKPILLILIFVIVASLIGFPTVAGTIREKTRQVYQASFVESAITTGSSKWKIIKNHIIPHIKEDIVILFVLEIVTAITIMGQLALFNVFIGGTQVEFDPVLYHSITKEWAGLVGQARDFIWRDQFVLFIPLLFLLYATISFQLLAIGLKKFFDKQYKRSRWI from the coding sequence ATGAGTGATAAAAGAAAATGGAATTTCTATCTACTTATTAGTAGCATTATGGTAGTTTTCTTGCTATTAATCGCTATTTTCGGTCCCGCATTGGCTCCACATCGTTTAACTGATTCCATTACCATCTATCAATATGGAAAAAAAGAAATGGCTTTTCCACCTTTACATCCGTTTACATATAAAGAGTTTCCATTAGGTACTGACAAATGGGGTTATGATATACTGACACTTTTATTATATGGAGCGAAATACACAGTGTTTACAGCAATGGGTATTGCTATTCTAAGATTATTGCTTGGTTTGTGTATTGGCTTATGGACTGGAATTTCGAAAAAGAAAATCAATACTTGGCAAGCTGTAGAAAATTCATTATCATATGTACCTTCATTTTTAATCATTTTTTTTATTTTATGGCCAATATCATTTTACTACAACATTAAGCCCATCCTTTTAATTTTAATTTTTGTCATTGTAGCATCATTGATCGGTTTTCCAACAGTAGCTGGTACCATACGTGAAAAAACAAGACAAGTATATCAGGCTTCTTTTGTAGAATCTGCTATAACCACGGGTTCGTCAAAGTGGAAAATAATAAAAAATCATATCATTCCACATATTAAAGAGGATATAGTTATCTTGTTTGTCCTTGAAATTGTTACTGCTATAACAATAATGGGGCAATTAGCTCTGTTTAATGTTTTTATAGGTGGTACACAAGTTGAGTTTGACCCGGTTCTCTATCATTCAATTACGAAAGAATGGGCTGGATTAGTTGGACAAGCAAGAGATTTTATCTGGAGAGACCAGTTTGTCCTGTTTATCCCATTACTCTTTTTATTATATGCCACCATAAGTTTTCAACTTCTCGCTATCGGATTAAAGAAATTCTTCGATAAGCAATATAAAAGAAGTAGATGGATCTAA
- a CDS encoding VanZ family protein yields the protein MFRFIYQKQVKICLKIVFWFIFFIYFCYMVNILFLSQYRMNDPQGTYNIIPFKTIHMYIHYYDHFNFTIWFSNLFGNILAFMPLGFLAPLLINKLDGFFKVFLLSFFSTVVVETVQLVFHVGGFDVDDIILNTIGGILGYIVLLLVRINLNHLSKGKNKFTDM from the coding sequence ATGTTTCGATTTATTTATCAAAAACAGGTGAAGATTTGTTTGAAAATTGTATTTTGGTTTATTTTCTTTATTTACTTTTGCTACATGGTAAATATATTGTTCTTGAGTCAGTATCGGATGAATGATCCTCAAGGCACCTACAATATCATTCCTTTTAAAACCATCCACATGTATATTCATTACTATGACCATTTTAATTTTACAATTTGGTTTTCTAATTTATTTGGTAATATCCTTGCTTTTATGCCCCTAGGCTTTTTGGCTCCATTATTGATAAATAAATTGGATGGTTTTTTTAAAGTATTTCTACTTTCCTTCTTTTCAACTGTGGTAGTCGAAACGGTTCAATTGGTCTTTCATGTAGGAGGTTTTGATGTAGACGACATCATTTTAAATACAATTGGAGGTATACTCGGATATATTGTTCTTCTCCTTGTTAGAATTAATTTGAATCATTTAAGTAAAGGAAAAAACAAATTTACTGATATGTAA
- a CDS encoding Dps family protein, which translates to MSNQKLINFLNQQLSNFAVMYIKLHRYHWFIQGKHFFRLHQTFEQLYNEMSEDLDVLAERILAIGGKPLATMSKYLEETTLFEAQADDEENEIYRQLIKDYEQMCMEMNDTGKKLAEEQEDQPTIDLFNHLLGRFEKHIWMFKASIALE; encoded by the coding sequence ATGTCTAACCAAAAATTAATCAATTTTTTAAATCAACAACTATCCAATTTTGCTGTTATGTACATAAAATTACATCGTTATCATTGGTTCATCCAAGGGAAGCATTTTTTTCGATTACATCAAACATTTGAACAGCTGTATAATGAAATGTCCGAGGATTTAGATGTACTAGCAGAACGTATTTTAGCGATTGGCGGAAAACCTTTAGCCACTATGAGCAAATACTTAGAGGAAACAACCTTGTTTGAAGCACAAGCAGACGATGAAGAGAATGAAATATATAGGCAATTAATCAAAGATTATGAACAAATGTGTATGGAAATGAATGATACAGGAAAGAAGCTAGCTGAAGAACAAGAGGATCAACCGACAATAGACCTATTTAATCATTTATTAGGACGCTTTGAAAAACATATATGGATGTTTAAAGCGAGTATTGCATTAGAATGA
- a CDS encoding ABC transporter permease subunit, translated as MLKSVFQILLIVIIIFIIAAVPSMFGLKELNGKHLVQLHPEAIIYNIQSFFHSIKEGTLGTYYINGVPHPVLEDIQSYTKNSSLLLFLSMLVSLIFSITFGVFLHHWKITYFFRWMINALSIIPDFIIIILSITLAIKFYQMTNIRLITLSPLADTVNLTFPLIILCLMPSFYLFKMTNSKYEEIISAEYIRTAVGKGLSRPYINSRHVLKNLIPYLTGDIKKAISLTIGNLFIIEYLFNIRGLTIFIFSDYEFQKVVFSLLILFAIAAICYLSIKIFFILIEKVIIHE; from the coding sequence TTGCTAAAAAGTGTCTTCCAAATCTTATTAATAGTAATTATCATTTTTATTATTGCTGCTGTACCATCGATGTTTGGATTAAAGGAATTAAATGGTAAACATCTTGTTCAATTGCATCCAGAGGCGATCATTTATAATATTCAAAGCTTTTTTCATTCAATTAAAGAAGGGACATTAGGTACATATTATATTAATGGAGTTCCACATCCTGTACTAGAAGATATTCAATCATATACAAAAAACTCAAGTTTATTATTATTTTTAAGTATGTTGGTTTCACTTATCTTTTCAATTACCTTTGGTGTTTTTTTACACCATTGGAAAATCACCTATTTTTTCAGATGGATGATCAATGCTTTATCTATCATTCCTGATTTTATTATCATCATTTTATCAATTACTCTAGCTATAAAGTTTTATCAAATGACAAACATTCGTTTAATCACATTATCACCATTAGCTGATACAGTAAATTTGACATTTCCACTTATCATTCTTTGTTTAATGCCTTCCTTTTATTTATTTAAAATGACTAATTCAAAGTATGAGGAAATTATAAGCGCTGAATATATCCGAACAGCTGTAGGGAAGGGATTAAGTCGCCCGTATATAAATAGTCGCCATGTATTAAAAAATTTAATTCCTTATCTTACTGGGGATATAAAAAAGGCTATTTCCCTCACGATTGGAAATTTGTTTATTATTGAGTATTTATTTAATATTAGAGGTTTGACGATTTTTATTTTTTCTGATTACGAATTTCAAAAAGTAGTTTTTTCACTTCTCATTTTGTTTGCGATTGCTGCAATTTGCTATCTTTCTATTAAAATCTTTTTCATTTTAATTGAGAAGGTGATTATACATGAGTGA
- the proC gene encoding pyrroline-5-carboxylate reductase produces the protein MLNNQKILFIGAGPMSEAIISGIIQSSVIPAQQIYVQNRSNTARLKELQKKYQIHVYNEKDVHLTEFNIIVLAVQPKNIEEIINQLKNTIHTNQLILSIITSMNIDYFEERLMKQPIIRVMPNTSSMVCESATAMAVGKYTNNHHIEMSKMIFRSIGEVYTIAEKHMDIFTGIAGSGPAYFYALMEQMESVAIEGGLPKQQVRSIVAQTILGAARMVLGNNGSPETLRKNVAAPNGPTEAGLVALESFGGLKAIKEAVKNTTKRSIEINEEIEKSYI, from the coding sequence ATGTTAAATAATCAAAAAATATTATTTATTGGTGCTGGACCAATGTCAGAGGCAATCATTTCAGGGATCATACAGTCCTCCGTGATTCCAGCACAACAAATTTATGTTCAAAACCGATCTAATACTGCTCGCTTAAAAGAATTACAGAAAAAGTATCAGATACATGTATATAATGAGAAAGATGTTCATTTAACTGAATTCAATATAATCGTCCTTGCAGTACAACCAAAAAATATCGAAGAAATTATTAACCAGTTAAAGAATACTATCCATACAAATCAATTAATTCTTTCCATCATTACAAGTATGAACATTGATTATTTTGAAGAAAGACTTATGAAACAACCAATTATTCGGGTTATGCCTAATACTTCAAGTATGGTATGTGAATCTGCTACTGCTATGGCAGTTGGGAAATATACAAATAATCATCATATTGAAATGAGTAAAATGATTTTTAGAAGTATTGGTGAAGTATATACTATTGCTGAAAAACATATGGATATCTTTACTGGCATCGCCGGTAGTGGACCAGCTTATTTTTACGCTTTAATGGAACAAATGGAGAGCGTAGCCATTGAAGGTGGTCTACCGAAACAACAGGTTCGTTCAATAGTTGCCCAAACAATTTTAGGTGCTGCAAGGATGGTTCTCGGGAATAACGGTTCTCCTGAAACCTTACGAAAGAATGTAGCAGCACCGAATGGACCGACCGAAGCGGGTCTAGTTGCTCTAGAATCATTTGGTGGTCTTAAAGCAATTAAGGAAGCAGTAAAAAATACAACGAAAAGATCAATTGAAATAAATGAAGAAATTGAAAAATCCTATATATAA